The Paenarthrobacter aurescens region AGCAATGGCCTTGCGCGCGGATTCGATCTTGGGGGTGCCCACGTCCTTCACGCCATGGATGACCTGCCTCTGCAGGTTGCTCAGATCCACCGCGTCATCATCCACTATCCCCAAGGTGCCCACGCCGGCGGCGGCCAGGTAAAGCAGTGCCGGGGAACCCAAGCCGCCGGCGCCGATGACCAGTACTTTGGCATTCTTAAGCCTGCGTTGGCCCAGGGCGCCGATTTCAGGAATGATGAGGTGCCGGGAATACCGTTCCACCTCGGTGGGCGTAAGTTCGGCTGCCGGTTCAACAAGGGGCGGCAGGACAGCGGGCGCAGCGGTGTGGGCAGCAACAATTGAGGCCATACCCCAATGTATGCCCGCAGATACCGCCGGGTCATATTACCCCCCGGTAGAGTAGTCATAACTGCAAAGGAAAGGCGGCAGACTGTGGCTGACGGCACACGGGCAAACGATGGGGCACCGGCCAAGCAGGAACGGGCAGGTACAACGCGTTCACCAAGGTTGCCGCGCGACGAACGCAGGGCACAGTTGCTGAATGCGGCACTGGAAGTTTTCGTCTCCAACGGCTTCCATGGGGCGGCCATGGACGAAATCGCTGAAGCCGCGCATGTGAGCAAGCCGGTGCTTTATCAGCACTTCCCGTCCAAGCGGGAGCTCTACATGGCGCTCCTGGACAGTCATTTGGCAGCCCTGACACAGCTGATGCTCAACGCCTTGAACTCCACCACGGATAACAAGGAACGCGTCAAAGCCGTTATGCGCGCCTATTACAGGTTCATTGCCGACGACGACCAAGCCCATCGCCTGGTGTTTGAATCGGACCTGATCAACGATCCCGATGTCAGTTCGCGGTTGGAGACGTTCAACAAGACCTTTGCCGACGCCGTGGCCCACGTTATTGCCGAGGACACCAAGCTTCCCCCGCTCGAGGCACAGCTCCTGGGGCGTGGCCTGGCCGGAATGGCGCAGGTCAGCGCCAGGTACTGGCTTGAAACGGACGGAAATCTGGACCTCGATGTGGCCAGTGATCTGATCTATCGTTTAGCTTGGCGCGGAATCAGTCGATTCCCCAAAGAGTCCTAGGCTACAAATAGAGGACTGACTTACAACTTGATTGGCTTGGAGGCCTTGCTGTGGAAGTAAAGATCGGCATTCAGAACGTTGGCCGTGAGATCGTGCTCGAATCCTCCTTGGATGCTGACGCCGTTGCCAAGATTGTGGCCGAGGCCGTTACCAATGGCTCCGAGCTGCGCCTCACTGATGAGAAGGGTCGCCAGGTGATCGTTCCCGGCAACGTGCTGGGCTATGTTGAGATTGGCGCTGAGGAAGTTCGCCGCGTAGGTTTCGGCGCCCTCTAAGGCATTCCCTTCCACCCGTTGTCCGCTAAGGAGTTTTGATGCTTTCTCTCGTCGTGGTGGTTTTGGCCACTATTGCCACCGGTTTCATCGTGTGGGCCAACGACAAGCGGCACAGCAAATACGGGATCGCCTTACCGGCCGGCGTCTCTGCGGCTGTGGGAACCCTGAGTTGGATCGCATTCATCAGCGCCGGCTTGGGTTACCAGCCTGGCGCCACGTGGATTCCGTGGGTTTTACCCATTGTCCTGGGAACGGCAGCTGCCGCCGGTGTGGTGGTTTTCCTGGGCCGGACACGCACCAGGCATGATACTGCGGCCCTTACCAAGGCGCTGCGGCTCTAAGACCGCAAATGTCAGGGACCGTCACTTTTGGGTGACGGTCCCTGCTTTTAAGCCACTTTATGACGCCGGATACCTCCCGGGCTGGGCAACTGCACCTGTCTCTGCTGCTGCCCCGCTCACAGCCTTGGCCGCGGCGACGTCACGCTGAGTCACGTGTCCGCCGGCGTCGTGGGTTACGTAGCGGAGGAAAACCCTGTTGTAGCGCCACTCCAAGTCAGGATGGTGTTGTTGTTCCTCGGCGATCCGGCCGATCGCGGCAATGAGCGCCAGTGCCCCGGCCGACGTCGGAGTTTTATAGACCGTCACCAGGCCATCCTGGTGCTTCCAGTCGGGAAGGTCTCCGAGGGCAGCCTGAATGGCTGTCTCCGTCATCTGATCTGCCATGACTGCTCCTTCATTGCTTTGGAACGCGCCGTTAGAGGAACTCTGCCCGGCCCTCCATCGCCGAGGACGCCAGCGCATGTTCCCGCCGTGGGATCCGGCCTGCCTGCTTTGCCAGCCTACCGGCCACCACGGCGTGTTTGAAGGCCTCACCCATTTGCACAGGGTTCTGAGCACGGGTTACCGCGGTGGCGAGGAGGACAGCATCGCAGCCCAGCTCCATGGCCAAGGCGGCATCCGAGGCGGTCCCGATCCCGGCGTCGAGAACAACCGGCACGGAGGCCCGTGACACGATCAGCTCAATGTTGTGCGGGTTCAGGATGCCAAGTCCGGTTCCGATGGGCGAGCCCAAGGGCATCACTGCCGTGGCCCCCAGGTTCTCCAGCCTGAGCGCCAGGACGGGGTCGTCGTTGGTATAGGCGAATACCTTGAATCCGCGATTGACCAGTTGCTCGGTTGCTTCCACAAGTTCCACGGCGTCAGGAAGGAGCGTCTGTTCATCGGCGATCACTTCCAGCTTCACCCAATCGGTCTCCAGGGCTTCCCGGGCCAACTCAGCAGTCATCACGGCATCCTTGGCGGTAAAACAACCAGCGGTGTTGGGCAGCACACGGATGTTGTGGTCCACCAGGAGCTGGAACAAGGATCCCGTTTCGGCCGGCGAGTAGCGGCGCATCGCCACCGTGGTGAGTTCCGTCCCGGAGGCAAGAAGGGCAGCCCCCAAGCCAT contains the following coding sequences:
- a CDS encoding DUF3107 domain-containing protein; the protein is MEVKIGIQNVGREIVLESSLDADAVAKIVAEAVTNGSELRLTDEKGRQVIVPGNVLGYVEIGAEEVRRVGFGAL
- a CDS encoding TetR/AcrR family transcriptional regulator; this encodes MYARRYRRVILPPGRVVITAKERRQTVADGTRANDGAPAKQERAGTTRSPRLPRDERRAQLLNAALEVFVSNGFHGAAMDEIAEAAHVSKPVLYQHFPSKRELYMALLDSHLAALTQLMLNALNSTTDNKERVKAVMRAYYRFIADDDQAHRLVFESDLINDPDVSSRLETFNKTFADAVAHVIAEDTKLPPLEAQLLGRGLAGMAQVSARYWLETDGNLDLDVASDLIYRLAWRGISRFPKES
- a CDS encoding 4a-hydroxytetrahydrobiopterin dehydratase, which encodes MADQMTETAIQAALGDLPDWKHQDGLVTVYKTPTSAGALALIAAIGRIAEEQQHHPDLEWRYNRVFLRYVTHDAGGHVTQRDVAAAKAVSGAAAETGAVAQPGRYPAS
- a CDS encoding thiazole synthase — its product is MTTSNVDVRTTDVPATGLGRDALVIDGVELGSRLIMGTGGAPSLDGLGAALLASGTELTTVAMRRYSPAETGSLFQLLVDHNIRVLPNTAGCFTAKDAVMTAELAREALETDWVKLEVIADEQTLLPDAVELVEATEQLVNRGFKVFAYTNDDPVLALRLENLGATAVMPLGSPIGTGLGILNPHNIELIVSRASVPVVLDAGIGTASDAALAMELGCDAVLLATAVTRAQNPVQMGEAFKHAVVAGRLAKQAGRIPRREHALASSAMEGRAEFL